The region AAAGCTCTCTCATCATAAAGTTTGACAGAAAAGCCAAGGAAATTCTGGAAGACCTGCTCGTTGAGCATAAAATCCGGGAGGGATACATCGTTCTGGAGCGCTGGAAGGTTCTGGCGAGATGCCTTGGACTGAATGAGGATCTGAAAATTCAGAAAGATGTGAAGCTTGATGAGCTTGGAGAACATCCAGACGGACTTGAATTTGCAAGAAAAGCTTCATGTATAGATATTCGGGCCAAAGCACCTTCGAGAATTGGGGCAAGAATGGGAAGACCCGAAAAATCGAAGGAAAGAATGATGTCTCCTGCTCCTCACATGCTCTTTCCACTTGGGGAGGCAGGAGGAAAGACGAGAGACCTGAAAAAGGCAGTGGATTACACCAAAGGTTACAATGCGACAAAGGGAGAGATTGAGGTCGAACTCCCGCTGAGAGCATGCCCAGAATGCGGAAGAGAAAGCTTCTACCTCAAATGCAGCTGCGGGGCTTTTACCGAGCAGCACTACCTCTGTCCCGCCTGCGGGATACGAACGAGGGATGAGGTCTGTGAGAGGTGCGGGAGAGAGACAACAGGTTACAAGCTCTGGAAGGTAAACGTCAGAGAGCTATACCACAGGGCGCTTGAAAATATTGGCGAGAGAGACAGTAATGGCACGATAAAGGGTGTAATCGGGCTTACTTCCAGAAATAAATTCCCTGAAAGGATGGAGAAGGGGATACTCAGGGCGAAAAACAAGGTTTACGTGTTTAAAGATGGTACAGTCAGATATGATATGACCGATCTGCCCGTAACTCATTTCAGGCCTAAGGAGATTGGTTTAACTGTTGAGAAATTAAAGGAGCTCGGATATGAGTATGATTACCTCGGAAATGACCTCCGGAATGAGGATCAGATTGTTGAACTGAAACCCCAGGACCTGATTCTTTCGAAAAGTGCCGGGGAGTATCTGTTCAGGGTTAGCAAATTCGTTGATGAGCTACTTGTCAAATTCTATGGCCTTGAGCCGTTTTACAATGCTGAAAAGCCTGAGGATTTAATAGGCCATCTTGTGATAGGCCTTGCACCCCACACCTCTGCTGGAGTTCTTGGAAGGATAATTGGCTTTGCTGACGTGAATGCGGGCTACGCACACCCTTACTTCCATGCCGCAAAGAGGAGGAATTGTGATGGGGATGAAGACTGCGTTATGCTTCTCATGGACGGTCTGCTCAACTTCTCGCGAGAATTCCTTCCTGACAAGAGAGGCGGCCAGATGGATGCTCCCCTCGTTCTGACGGCAATACTCGATCCGAAGGAGGTTGATGGCGAGGTCCACAACATGGATGTAACAGACAGCTATCCTCTGGAGTTTTACCTGGCGACTTTGAGATGTGCACATCCCAAAGAATTTTCAGGAGTCATTGAAAGGGTCGAGGACAGGCTCGGGGATGAGAGAAAGTATTTCGGGCTGAAATTCACCCACGACACTGATGATATCGCTCTTGGTATCAAAAGCAGTGCTTACAAGACTCTGAAGTCTATGCAGGATAAGGTGAGCCATCAAATGGAGCTGGCGAGAAAGATACGGGCTGTTGATGAACATGATGTTGCTGAACGAGTTATAAAAACCCATTTTCTGCCGGACATCATAGGTAACCTCAGAGCATTTTCGAGGCAGGAGTTCAGGTGTGTGAACTGCAACCAGAAGTTCAGAAGAATTCCTCTGGCGGGCAAGTGTACGAGGTGTGGTGGTTCTCTGACGCTCACAGTTCATGAAGGCTCGATAGTGAAGTACCTTGACCTTTCAAAAACCCTTGCCGAAACGTACAATGTGAGCGACTACACCAGACAGAGGATAAGGCTGATTGAGGTGGAGACACAGTCTCTGTTTGAAAGCGAGCTGAAAAGACAGATAAAAATTGATGAGTTCTTTTAACCATGACGGTAATGGTATTCGGTGCCGGAGCGCTGGGAAGCCTGATTGGAGCACTTATCCTGAAATCGGGTCAGGATGTGGTTTTTATCGCGAGGGGGGAACAGTACAGAGTATTGAAAGAGAGAGGGCTGAAAATTAGTGGACTGATGGACGAAGAATTTGAGGTAGAGGTGTACGACAGACCCGTTGATGCTGATCTTGTTTTTCTCACCGTGAAAGCCTATGACACTGAAAAAGCGGCTGAACTGCTGAGAGATGTGAGTTTTGATGGAATATGCAGTCTTCAGAATGGGGTGGGGAACGAGGACATTTTGTCAGGCTATTTCAGTGCAGTCGTTGGAGGAGTTACAACCTACGGGGCAAACCTGAAGGAACCGGGCCATGTGGTGTATGCGGGAGAGGGCATGACTTTTCTGGGAGACTGGAAGGGAAATGCTGCCCATAATTTTGCAGACGTTATGGAAAAAGCCGGGATGAATGTGGAGGTTGTTGGCGACATTGGAAAAAGAATCTGGGAAAAGGCTGCGATAAATGCGGTAATAAACCCACTCACAGCCATTTGCAGGGTCAGAAACGGCAAAATAGTGGAAATTCCTCAGATATGGACCATTGCGAAAAAAATAGCTGGAGAATGTGAGGCAATTCTTGGAAGGATGGGTTTTCATGTTGATGTTGAGAATGTAGCGAGGGATGTGGCGTTGAGAACGTCGGAGAACAGGTCTTCAATGCTTCAGGATGTCGAGAAAGGCAAGAGGACCGAGGTAGAGTTTATAAATGGAGCTTTCGTCAGAAAGGGCAGGGAGCTCGGGATTGATGCCATCTACAATGAGATGATGGTCAATCTTGTAAGGGGGATGGAACTTGGAATGGATTGATGTGTTTGTGCTGTCGATGCTGCCGGTCTCTGAACTGAGAGGTGCGATACCCTACGCGATTGTAAAAGGCTTTTCTCCGGGGGAAGCATACATCGTGAGCGTTGTGGGCAATTTTATTCCTGTGCCTTTGATAATCTTTCTTCTTGGGAGACTTGATGGCTTTTTCAGGAAACTGCCTGTTCTTGGCAGGATATATATGTTCGCGCTGGGTTTGGCGGACAAAAG is a window of Geoglobus acetivorans DNA encoding:
- the polC gene encoding DNA polymerase II large subunit, encoding MIITLDKFFPLFDDGSRDEAAEINFKLYEEIRRYHESLLRELERLYKIAERARSLGLDPKPHVEIPVARNMAERVEKLLDINGIARKIEDYENAGLSRVEICFRIAKDIVSGEFGNLDKETAMDKAVRAAVAIQTEGVVAAPIEGIAKIRLDRNLDGSEFVKIYYAGPIRSAGGTAQVISVLVADYVRRLLGLNRYIPTEEEILRYCEEIPLYKKVANLQYLPSDDEIRLIVENCPVCIDGEPTEDAEVSGYRNLPRVETNRVRGGMALVIAEGIALKAPKLKKIVDKIKIDGWEWLDKLINKDSGGSETKDESKDAVKPKDKYLADIVAGRPVFSHPSRKGGFRLRYGRARNSGFATVGLNPATMVIAGGFIAIGTQLKVERPGKAGSVIPVTSIDGPTVRLKNGDVVRVNSYDEAVKIRDSVEKILDMGEILINFGDFLENNHPLIPAGYCYEWWVQEVRGKIPESDYTRIDEDTALSLCDNYGVPLHPDYTYLWHDISAEDALYLRDYIVKNGKIEGKYGKSSLIIKFDRKAKEILEDLLVEHKIREGYIVLERWKVLARCLGLNEDLKIQKDVKLDELGEHPDGLEFARKASCIDIRAKAPSRIGARMGRPEKSKERMMSPAPHMLFPLGEAGGKTRDLKKAVDYTKGYNATKGEIEVELPLRACPECGRESFYLKCSCGAFTEQHYLCPACGIRTRDEVCERCGRETTGYKLWKVNVRELYHRALENIGERDSNGTIKGVIGLTSRNKFPERMEKGILRAKNKVYVFKDGTVRYDMTDLPVTHFRPKEIGLTVEKLKELGYEYDYLGNDLRNEDQIVELKPQDLILSKSAGEYLFRVSKFVDELLVKFYGLEPFYNAEKPEDLIGHLVIGLAPHTSAGVLGRIIGFADVNAGYAHPYFHAAKRRNCDGDEDCVMLLMDGLLNFSREFLPDKRGGQMDAPLVLTAILDPKEVDGEVHNMDVTDSYPLEFYLATLRCAHPKEFSGVIERVEDRLGDERKYFGLKFTHDTDDIALGIKSSAYKTLKSMQDKVSHQMELARKIRAVDEHDVAERVIKTHFLPDIIGNLRAFSRQEFRCVNCNQKFRRIPLAGKCTRCGGSLTLTVHEGSIVKYLDLSKTLAETYNVSDYTRQRIRLIEVETQSLFESELKRQIKIDEFF
- a CDS encoding small multi-drug export protein; this encodes MEWIDVFVLSMLPVSELRGAIPYAIVKGFSPGEAYIVSVVGNFIPVPLIIFLLGRLDGFFRKLPVLGRIYMFALGLADKRREKVEKYGYLGLTLFVAIPLPVTGAWTGSLIAFLLGMNRVKATLFILAGILIAGIIVLSASTGVWIAYTGLMG
- a CDS encoding 2-dehydropantoate 2-reductase, translated to MTVMVFGAGALGSLIGALILKSGQDVVFIARGEQYRVLKERGLKISGLMDEEFEVEVYDRPVDADLVFLTVKAYDTEKAAELLRDVSFDGICSLQNGVGNEDILSGYFSAVVGGVTTYGANLKEPGHVVYAGEGMTFLGDWKGNAAHNFADVMEKAGMNVEVVGDIGKRIWEKAAINAVINPLTAICRVRNGKIVEIPQIWTIAKKIAGECEAILGRMGFHVDVENVARDVALRTSENRSSMLQDVEKGKRTEVEFINGAFVRKGRELGIDAIYNEMMVNLVRGMELGMD